Genomic DNA from Pigmentiphaga litoralis:
TCATGGCCGAAACGAAACGATCATGGATGCCGCGTTGAACGATCAGGCGGCTGGATGCCGTGCAACGCTGGCCGGTCGAAAAGAAGGATCCTTGCACCGCGCAGTCCACGGCGCGATCCAGGTCGGCATCGTCCAGGATCACGAGTGGATTCTTGCCGCCCATTTCCATCTGCACTTTGGCCAGACGGCGCATGGCCGCCTCCGCAATACGCTTGCCGGTTGCGGCCGACCCGGTAAAGCTGATGGCTGCCACGCGGGGGTCGTCCAGAATGGCCTGGCCCACCACAGTGCCACGGCCCATGGTCAGGTTGAAGACCCCCGGCGGCACGCCATGGCGGCTGATGATATCGGCCAGCGCCCAGGCGCAGCCGGGCACCAGCTCGGCGGGCTTGAGCACGACGGTGTTGCCAAAGGCCAGTGCGGGTGCGATCTTCCAAGCCGGAATGGCCAGCGGGAAATTCCAGGGCGTGATCAGACCGACCACACCGACGGGTTCGCGGGTGATGTCGACGTCGACACCCGGGCGCAGCTGCGGCAGCCGATCGCCGCGCAGGCGGACCGCTTCGGCGGCAAAGAAGCGGAAGATAGTGCCCGCGCGCCACGCTTCGCCCGTGGCCTCGGCCAGTGTCTTGCCTTCCTCGCGGGCCAGCAGCCGGCCCAGTTCGTCCTTGCGGGCGATCAGTTCCGTGCCGATGGCGTCGAGCATGTCGGCGCGCTGCAGGGCGGTCGTGCTGCCCCAGGCCGGCGCGGCGGCTTCGGCGGCGGCAATGGCATCGTCCACCTGCGACAGGGTGGCTTGGGTGTAGACCCCGACCACGTCGGACGTGTCCGACGGATTGATGTTGCGGGTGATGCCGTCACCTTCGACCCAGTGTCCGGCAATGTAGTTGGCGTGCATGGCGACTCCACGAGAGACGTTAGGGAAGGACAACCTCGATCAGCTTCGGGCCCGGTTCGGCCATGGCGCGGCGGAAGGACGCGCGCAGTTCGGCGACGGTTTCGACCCGGTCGGCGTTGACGCCGAAGCCGCGCGCAAGATGCACCCAGTCGATATCGGGGCGCGACAGATGCAGCAGGTCGGTCACGGCCGGGCTGACCAGGTCATAGCCATTGCGGCGCATCTCGTTGATCAGGATGTTGTAGCGGCGGTTCGATGCAATCAGGATCGTTGCATCGACGCCTTCGCGTGCCATCGACCACAGCGTCTGGATCGTATAGAGCGCGCTCCCGTCGGACTGCAGGCCGATGACCTTGCGATCGGGCGCAGCAATGGCGGCGCCGAATGCGGCGGGAATGCCTTGGCCGATGGCCCCGCCTGTCAGCACGATGGTCGAATGGCGCTGCGCTTCGGCTGCGATGGCGTTGAACGGGAAGGCCAATGTCTGGCCCTCGGCCGACACGATGGCGTTGGCAGGCAGGTGAGCCGCGACGACGCGCGCGGCCGATTCGGCGGTCAACGTGTTGTCGCGGTCGTGGTCCTGCGCGGGCGGGGGAGCCTGGACGGACTGCACCGGCAAACGCAGGGTCTCGGCCAGGGCCCGCAACACCCCGCGCGCGCCTTCACTGCCGCCGCACAGCGGAACCGTGCGGGCCGGGTCGCCCAGGAAGCTGGGATAGCCTGGCGCGCCAAAGAAGGCGACTGGCCGTTTGGCGCCGATCAGCGCCACGCAATCGAAGCCGAGCAAATAGGGATGCGCCTGTTCGGCCGACGGGTTGAAGCGCCGGATGGCCGGCAAGCCGCCGCCATGTTCGCTGCGGGCGGGAAAGGTCTCGCCCACGATGTCGACGTGGCCCAATGACCGGAATCGCAGCGCTTCGATCAGTGCCGCTTCATGCAAGGCATCGGCGCCCAGCAGCAACAGGGTGCGTTTGCCCGCGGCTATGCCGGCCGCCACACGGTCGATCGCTGCGCCATCCATGGGCGCGTCGATGGGCTTGGCGACGGCGGCGTGCAACGGTGCGTCCATGGGCGCGGCTTGCAGATCCATGGGCAGGATAAGGCTGTGAATGCCGCCGCCCGGCGCCACGACGTTGTCGAGCGACTGGCGGGTGACGGACGCCAGCGATGCCACCGAGTCGGCGCGATACACGCCCGCGGATACCGGCCGCGCGAGCGATTCGATGTCGCTGTTCAGCGGCGGGTCGGCCTCGATGTGCCACGACATGTGTTCGCCGATGACGTTGTAGATGGCCGATCCGGCGCGACGGGCGTTGTGCAGGTTGGCGATCGCATTGGCGAAGCCCGGGCCAAGATGGGTCAGCGTCATGGCCGGCTTGCCGCTGATGCGGTAGTAGCCGTCGGCGGCGCCGGAACAGACGCCTTCGAACATCGTCAGGATGGGCCGGACGTCGGGCACGGCATCCATTCCGGCGACGAAGGGGAGTTCGGTCGTGCCTGGGTTGGCGAAGCAGACGGTCAGGCCGGAGGCGGCGGCGCTGCGCAGCATCCAGTGGGAGCCGGTCTGGGGGCCGGTTTGCGTGCCGGTTGGTGGGCTTGCCTGCATGGTGCATGGCTTGCCTGCGGGCATGCCTGATTCGGAGTGATCCGATGCGGCGGAGAGGGTCGTCATGCGGTGTGCTCCCGGCGCAGCACGTTGGCCAGCGCGGTGTCCAGAATGTCGAGGGCTTCGTTGAAGATGCCGACCGGCGTGTTGAGCGGAAACAGGAAGCGGATCGCGTTGCCGTAACTGCCGCAGGTCAGCAGGATCAGGCCCGCATCCAATGCCTCCATGCGCAGCGCCTGGGCCAGCGCGGCCGATGGCTTGCCGTGCTCATCGCTGAATTCCATCGCGATCATCGGCCCGAGGCCGCGCACGTCCGTGATCTCGGTATGCCGCTCCTGGGCGCGGGCAAGGCGTTGGCGCATCGTGCGCGCCAGCAGGTTGCCGTGCTCCAGCAGCGCTTCTTTTTCGAACACGTCCAGGACGGCATGGGCCGCGGCGATGGCCAGCGGTGCGCCGGCATAGGTGCTGCCCAGGCCGCCGGGTGCGGGGGCGTCCATCACCGACGCGCGGCCGACGACGCCTGACAGGGGCATCCCGCCCGCCAGGCTCTTGGCCACCGTCGTGATGTCGGCAGCCACGCCAAAGTGCTCCATCGCGAACATCGTGCCGGTGCGGCCGACGCCGCACTGGATCTCATCGGCAATGAGCAGGATACCGTGCGCATCGCACAGCGCGCGCAACTGACGCATCAGGCTGACGGGCGCGGGATAGAAGCCGCCTTCGCCTTGCACGGGTTCGATGATGATGGCCGCGACGCGGGACGCTTCGACGTCGTAACGGAACAGGTCCTGGATCGCCGCCATCGTGTCCGCCACGGCGGCACCGGTGCCGTCGGCAGGGAAGGGGGCGCGATAGACATCGCCCGGCAGCGAGCCGAAGCCGATCTTGTACGGCGCGACCTTGCCCGTCAGCGCCAGGCCCATCATCGTGCGGCCATGAAAGGCGCCGTTGAAGCTGATGATGGCAGGGCGGCCCGTCGCGGCGCGGGCGATCTTTATCGCATTTTCGACCGCCTCGACCCCCGTGGTGAAGAACACCGTTTTTTTCGGGAAGTCGCCGGGCACCATGGCGTTCAGGCGTTCGGCCAGGGTGATGTATTCCTTGTACGGAAGCACTTGGTAGCAGCTGTGCATGAAGCGGCGCGCCTGGTCTACGACGGCGGCTTCGACGCGCGGATGGCGGTGGCCCACATTCAGCACGCCAATGCCGCCCGCAAAATCGATATAGCGCTTGCCGTTCTCATCGAACAATTCCGTGCCCTGCGCATGCGACGCATACACGTCGGTGGCAATGCCCACGCCGCGCGGGCACGCCGCGTCTTTCCTTTCGTTCCAAGCCACGCTCACGACCTTCTCCCGATAATCGTATTTAGATATTTGTCCTGCCGACCGATTCCCTGCTGACCGCCGCCCTGCTGACCCGTCCTCTACAGGCCGAGCTGTTCCGCCGGGACGCGCACGACGATGCCGTCCAGGCTGTCATCCATCACGATCTGGCAGGCCAGCCGGCTGCCTTCCGTGCGTTCGGGCACGATGCCGAGCAGGGCACTTTCCGATGCATCGGCTGGCTTGAGCCGCGCCAGCCAGTGGCCATCGACCTGCACATGGCAGGTGCCGCAGATCGCTCCGCCACCACATTCGGCGTCGATGCCCGCGATCTCGTCCCGCCGCGCGCCCTCCATCAGCGTCCATCCTTCGGGAATGTCGACCGTTTCGCGATCGCCATCGGGGTGTTCAAAAATCGCGCTAGGCATGCTGGGGCTCCGTAAGCAAAGGGGCACACGCGGGTGTCTCGGCGGACAGCGGCGCGGCGATCAATCGGGTTTTCTGGACGAAGTCGATGGGGCTGTCGACCGCTTCCACAGCGCGCAAGACGCCGTGCTGGAAACGTTCGACGACCCAGCCGCGGTCGGTATGGGTGACGTGATCGTCGATCGGCGCATCAAGCAGAACGAGGCCGGCCATCTGCAGCCGCTTGCCGCATTGCTCGGACCAGAAGGTGGGCGGGCGCAGCGCGGCGACGGGCTTGCCGGCCAGCTGCGCGGCTACCGTGCGCGCCTGGAATAGCGCGTTCTGCACGCTTTCGATCCGGCAGCGCCGCTGGCCATGCTGGCTATGCGCGTTGGCGCAATCCCCGATGGCATAGACGCCGGGGGCGGAGGTCTGGCACAGCGCGTCGACTTCGATGCCGTCGTGACACGCGATGCCGGCCGCCTCGGCCAGTTCGGTATTGGGCAGTGCGCCGATGGACACCAGCAGCAGGTCGGCATCGAACTGCGCGCCGTCCAGCGTTGCGGGGGGGTGCGCCGCGCCACCATTCACGGTCACGCGCCATTGGCCTGGCTGGCCTTCACAGCCAACTACCGAGACACCCGTGAACAACTCGACGCCCGCATCCCGATGCAGGGCCGCAAACCGTGCTTCGGTATAGGGCGACGCCTTGCCGGCCATCAGCCGGCCGTTTTCGAGCACCGTCACGTGCAGGCCGAGCTTGGCCGCGGTGGACGCGATCTCCAGGCCCAGGTAGCCCGCACCGATCACGACCAGGCGTTGGCCGGGCACAAGCTCGGGCTTGAGCCGCAGTGCGTCGTCCAGCGTGCGAATGGCGTGGACTTGCGCCGCATCCATGCCGGGCAGCAGGCGGGCGCGGCCACCGGTGGCAAGGATGCATTCGCTGTACCGCAGCGACTCGCCACCCGCCAGGTCCACCGTACGCGCCACCGTATCGAGCCGCGTGACACGTTCGCCGCGGCGCAGGGTGATGCGCGCCTTGTCGAATGCGGCCATGGGCTTGAGTTGAACGCGCTCAATATCGAGCGCGTCCGACAACATCGCCTTGGAGAGCGGCGGCCGTTCATAGGGCAGGTGGGGTTCGTCACCGATAAGAAGGATGTCCTGCGGCACGCCTGCCTGCCGCAGCGCAAACGCGCATTCGACACCGGCATGGCCGGCTCCAATGACGATGACGGGCAAAGGGTTCATGGGGCACTCCACAAAAGACGGAAGACTTCACAGCGGCATGACGTGACGGCCGCAAGGCCGGGCGACCCTGGGTGCTTGCGGCGGCGCCGAGGTACGGGCGCGAGCCGTCCCCGCCCGCGCCCGGTGGCGCGGGAGATGTCATGTCTCGAAACAGCGGATCTGCAGCCAGATGCCTGGCCGCCGCGGCGCCTAGAAAAAGACGGTCAGCGCCTTGCCGAGCAGCACCGTCTGATCCAGGTAGATCTCGCGGCGCCGCACCTGCAGGCCGTGTTCGGTGCGCCGCAGCGTATCGACGCGCTTGCCGACGAACCACGCCACTTCGCCTTCCAGCCGGTTCTGATACACGATGAAGCGGCACTTGCTGCGCACCTCATTGGCCGCGAGCGTCTGCCCTTCGGGAGCGCCCAGCAGGCGCACGTTGGTGATCAGGTGCGAGGTCCGCGAGGCCGGTTCTTCGGCCCAATGGATGCCCGTGTTGATCTGCGCGACGCGCTGGCGCAGTGTCTCGATGCCTTCATCGAACCAGGCGACGTCCAGCCCTTCGCGGGTGTATTCCTGTTCGCGGGCATCCCGCCGGACGTTGCGCACGACCGGCATCCAGTAGCGGATGTCATCGGCAAGCAAGGCCAGCCATTCGTCGTAGCGGCGTTCGTCCAGCAGGTCGGCTTCGCGATAGAAGAACTGCTCG
This window encodes:
- a CDS encoding aldehyde dehydrogenase family protein; its protein translation is MHANYIAGHWVEGDGITRNINPSDTSDVVGVYTQATLSQVDDAIAAAEAAAPAWGSTTALQRADMLDAIGTELIARKDELGRLLAREEGKTLAEATGEAWRAGTIFRFFAAEAVRLRGDRLPQLRPGVDVDITREPVGVVGLITPWNFPLAIPAWKIAPALAFGNTVVLKPAELVPGCAWALADIISRHGVPPGVFNLTMGRGTVVGQAILDDPRVAAISFTGSAATGKRIAEAAMRRLAKVQMEMGGKNPLVILDDADLDRAVDCAVQGSFFSTGQRCTASSRLIVQRGIHDRFVSAMKTRMDSLRTDNALLPGTDIGPVVDARQLQQNEDYLRIGRDEGATLVHGGERLRRDTDGFYFSPALFTDCDNSMRVCREEIFGPVAAVILVDSYEEALAVANDTEYGLSAGICTGSLKHATHFKRQAQVGLVTVNCPTAGADHHAAFGGRKGSSYGSREQGTYAAEFYTTVKTAYTAP
- a CDS encoding acetolactate synthase large subunit, producing MTTLSAASDHSESGMPAGKPCTMQASPPTGTQTGPQTGSHWMLRSAAASGLTVCFANPGTTELPFVAGMDAVPDVRPILTMFEGVCSGAADGYYRISGKPAMTLTHLGPGFANAIANLHNARRAGSAIYNVIGEHMSWHIEADPPLNSDIESLARPVSAGVYRADSVASLASVTRQSLDNVVAPGGGIHSLILPMDLQAAPMDAPLHAAVAKPIDAPMDGAAIDRVAAGIAAGKRTLLLLGADALHEAALIEALRFRSLGHVDIVGETFPARSEHGGGLPAIRRFNPSAEQAHPYLLGFDCVALIGAKRPVAFFGAPGYPSFLGDPARTVPLCGGSEGARGVLRALAETLRLPVQSVQAPPPAQDHDRDNTLTAESAARVVAAHLPANAIVSAEGQTLAFPFNAIAAEAQRHSTIVLTGGAIGQGIPAAFGAAIAAPDRKVIGLQSDGSALYTIQTLWSMAREGVDATILIASNRRYNILINEMRRNGYDLVSPAVTDLLHLSRPDIDWVHLARGFGVNADRVETVAELRASFRRAMAEPGPKLIEVVLP
- the gabT gene encoding 4-aminobutyrate--2-oxoglutarate transaminase is translated as MSVAWNERKDAACPRGVGIATDVYASHAQGTELFDENGKRYIDFAGGIGVLNVGHRHPRVEAAVVDQARRFMHSCYQVLPYKEYITLAERLNAMVPGDFPKKTVFFTTGVEAVENAIKIARAATGRPAIISFNGAFHGRTMMGLALTGKVAPYKIGFGSLPGDVYRAPFPADGTGAAVADTMAAIQDLFRYDVEASRVAAIIIEPVQGEGGFYPAPVSLMRQLRALCDAHGILLIADEIQCGVGRTGTMFAMEHFGVAADITTVAKSLAGGMPLSGVVGRASVMDAPAPGGLGSTYAGAPLAIAAAHAVLDVFEKEALLEHGNLLARTMRQRLARAQERHTEITDVRGLGPMIAMEFSDEHGKPSAALAQALRMEALDAGLILLTCGSYGNAIRFLFPLNTPVGIFNEALDILDTALANVLRREHTA
- a CDS encoding 2Fe-2S iron-sulfur cluster-binding protein; translation: MPSAIFEHPDGDRETVDIPEGWTLMEGARRDEIAGIDAECGGGAICGTCHVQVDGHWLARLKPADASESALLGIVPERTEGSRLACQIVMDDSLDGIVVRVPAEQLGL
- a CDS encoding NAD(P)/FAD-dependent oxidoreductase; amino-acid sequence: MNPLPVIVIGAGHAGVECAFALRQAGVPQDILLIGDEPHLPYERPPLSKAMLSDALDIERVQLKPMAAFDKARITLRRGERVTRLDTVARTVDLAGGESLRYSECILATGGRARLLPGMDAAQVHAIRTLDDALRLKPELVPGQRLVVIGAGYLGLEIASTAAKLGLHVTVLENGRLMAGKASPYTEARFAALHRDAGVELFTGVSVVGCEGQPGQWRVTVNGGAAHPPATLDGAQFDADLLLVSIGALPNTELAEAAGIACHDGIEVDALCQTSAPGVYAIGDCANAHSQHGQRRCRIESVQNALFQARTVAAQLAGKPVAALRPPTFWSEQCGKRLQMAGLVLLDAPIDDHVTHTDRGWVVERFQHGVLRAVEAVDSPIDFVQKTRLIAAPLSAETPACAPLLTEPQHA
- a CDS encoding 3-phenylpropionate/cinnamic acid dioxygenase subunit beta, with protein sequence MTQTYLDIEPASVQQEIEQFFYREADLLDERRYDEWLALLADDIRYWMPVVRNVRRDAREQEYTREGLDVAWFDEGIETLRQRVAQINTGIHWAEEPASRTSHLITNVRLLGAPEGQTLAANEVRSKCRFIVYQNRLEGEVAWFVGKRVDTLRRTEHGLQVRRREIYLDQTVLLGKALTVFF